In the genome of Candidatus Margulisiibacteriota bacterium, one region contains:
- a CDS encoding BrnT family toxin translates to MLYEFDGFEWDADKAEKNIKKHGLDFNDAVQVFSDPRHVDLESPQEGELRYKTIGLSNNIIIVVIHTQRDNKCRIISMRKSRQTERRYYYDHS, encoded by the coding sequence ATGCTTTATGAATTTGATGGATTTGAGTGGGATGCGGATAAAGCAGAAAAAAATATCAAAAAACATGGGCTTGATTTTAACGATGCTGTGCAGGTATTTTCTGATCCGCGCCATGTTGATTTAGAAAGTCCGCAAGAAGGAGAATTACGTTATAAAACTATAGGACTAAGCAACAATATAATTATTGTTGTGATCCATACTCAAAGAGATAACAAATGCAGGATAATTTCTATGCGCAAAAGCAGACAAACAGAAAGGAGATATTACTATGACCATAGTTAG
- a CDS encoding type II toxin-antitoxin system VapB family antitoxin, producing the protein MRTTLDLPADLLDEAMAVTRSLTKTALIIAALQNLIQREKIKGLTKYFGKVNLNIDIAKMRAR; encoded by the coding sequence ATGCGCACGACTTTGGATTTGCCAGCGGATTTGCTGGACGAAGCGATGGCCGTTACACGTTCGCTTACCAAAACGGCTTTAATCATTGCGGCTTTGCAGAATCTGATCCAGCGGGAAAAGATCAAAGGTTTGACCAAATATTTTGGCAAGGTTAATTTAAATATTGACATAGCTAAAATGCGCGCCCGATGA
- a CDS encoding PIN domain-containing protein yields MNAVLVDSSVWIEYFRGDNSLVALSKLIENNLACTNELILTELLPAVLRQRERRLAELLKTLRKYPLRIDWAELRSWRSVNLKKGFNNIGIPDLLIAQNCLQNHLQIFSRD; encoded by the coding sequence ATGAACGCCGTTTTAGTTGATTCGTCGGTTTGGATAGAGTATTTTCGGGGCGATAATTCTCTGGTCGCGTTGTCTAAACTGATTGAAAACAATTTGGCTTGCACCAATGAGCTTATTTTGACGGAATTGCTGCCGGCTGTTTTGCGGCAAAGAGAGCGCAGGCTGGCGGAACTGCTGAAAACTTTGCGAAAATACCCTCTGCGTATTGACTGGGCTGAACTGCGCTCCTGGCGGTCCGTCAATCTCAAAAAAGGTTTCAATAATATCGGGATTCCCGATCTGCTGATCGCCCAAAACTGTCTACAAAATCATTTGCAGATTTTCAGCCGCGAC
- a CDS encoding RluA family pseudouridine synthase has product MSKFKVKRVCPLKKFLAQSLGLSATQAKKLLDARKVFVNQQRVWIAGYSLKAGDIVETADLAAAPNIHPRHPQNGVEARNQTDTERSIRYVIAAEDNEYIIVNKPAGLLVNQHPGSLEALLQKDLKNPQIRAAHRLDKDTSGMVIFAKNPNAFAEIVRVFQKFGVEKHYRGIAQGDLRRKFPAKFTLDQPLQGQSAETRVRILQSNNLASHFAAQIITGRKHQIRAHLAQVGFPLLGENIYQTAALKNAVYRRIPRQMLHAASIRFTNPCSGKILQAAAPEPPDFQNILKALKL; this is encoded by the coding sequence ATGTCAAAATTTAAAGTCAAACGCGTTTGCCCGCTCAAAAAATTTTTGGCGCAAAGTCTGGGGCTTTCCGCGACGCAGGCCAAAAAACTGCTCGACGCCAGAAAAGTCTTCGTCAATCAGCAGCGCGTCTGGATCGCGGGGTACAGCTTAAAAGCCGGAGACATTGTGGAAACGGCAGACCTTGCGGCAGCGCCCAATATTCACCCGCGTCATCCGCAAAACGGAGTTGAAGCAAGGAATCAAACGGACACTGAGCGGAGTATCCGTTACGTCATCGCCGCGGAGGATAACGAATATATTATAGTGAACAAACCGGCCGGACTGCTGGTCAATCAACACCCCGGCTCTTTGGAAGCTCTGCTGCAAAAGGACTTAAAAAATCCGCAAATCCGCGCGGCGCACCGTCTGGACAAAGACACCAGCGGTATGGTCATTTTTGCCAAAAACCCCAACGCCTTTGCGGAAATCGTCAGAGTTTTTCAAAAATTCGGCGTGGAGAAACATTATCGTGGCATCGCGCAGGGAGACTTGCGGCGAAAATTTCCCGCAAAATTCACGTTAGACCAGCCGCTCCAGGGACAATCTGCCGAGACCAGAGTGCGTATTCTGCAAAGCAATAATCTAGCCAGTCATTTTGCCGCGCAGATCATTACCGGCCGCAAACATCAGATCCGCGCGCATCTGGCGCAGGTTGGTTTTCCGCTGCTCGGCGAAAATATTTACCAGACCGCCGCGCTGAAAAACGCTGTTTATCGCCGGATACCACGCCAGATGCTGCACGCCGCGTCGATCCGTTTTACCAATCCTTGCAGCGGCAAGATCCTGCAGGCCGCCGCTCCAGAGCCGCCGGATTTTCAAAATATTTTGAAGGCATTGAAATTATGA